Part of the Salvelinus sp. IW2-2015 linkage group LG7, ASM291031v2, whole genome shotgun sequence genome, CTAGATCACCTCCAGGTACGGCAGTTGGGGGCTGATAGTTGATCCCAACCTGATTAGATAGAATAAGAAAAATAAATCAATTACCCCTTAGACCGAGAATGAAATATAGTACTTATCTATTGCAATATAAACCATATGCGGGAGGCAATTATGTTCCTTACCTTGAAACCGGTGGGGCACCATTCCACAAACTGGATGGAACGTTTGGTCTTGATATTTTGAATGGCAGCATTCACATCTTTGGGCACCACATCTCCACGGTACAGCATACAGCAGGCCATGTACATGCCATGGCGAGGGTCACACTTGACCATCTGATTGGATGGCTCGAAACAGGCAGTGGTGATCTCAGAGACGGTCAGCTGCTCATGGTAAGCCTTCTCAGCGGAAATGATGGGCGCGTAGGTGACCAGGGGGAAATGAATGCGGGGGAATGGTACTAAATTGGTCTGGAACTCTGTGAGGTCAACATTCAACGCACCATCAAATCGTAGGGATGCAGTGATGGAGGAAACAATCTGACCGATCAATCTGTTGAGATTGGTGTAGGATGGACGCTCAACGTCCAGGTTGCGGCGACAGATGTCATAGATGGCCTCATTGTCCACCATGAAGGCACAGTCGGAGTGATCCAGGGTGGTGTGGGTGGTCAGAATGGAATTATATGGCTCCACCACAGCTGTGGACACTTGGGGAGCTGGGTAGATGGCAAACTCCAGCTTGGACTTCTTGCCGTAGTCAACAGACAGGCGCTCCATTAGCAGAGAGGTGAAACCAGAGCCGGTGCCTCCTCCGAAGCTGTGGAAGATGAGGAATCCTTGCAGCCCTGTGCACTGGTCAGTCTAGGGAGAAAAACTATTTATCAAcactagggatgcacaatatattggCCTTAGCCAATTTATTTTATATTAGcctatattacatttacattacatttacatttaagtcatttaagtcatttagcagacgctcttatccagagcgacttacaaattggtgcattcaccttatgatatccagtatattattatattatcccta contains:
- the LOC111966688 gene encoding tubulin alpha chain is translated as MRECISIHVGQAGVQTGNACWELFCLEHGVGPDGVFNEEDQGPNSRTDPFNTFFHTGSSGRHVPRAIFVDLEPTVVDEVRTGMYRQLYHPEQLISGKEDAANNYARGHYTVGKEIIDGVLERIRKMTDQCTGLQGFLIFHSFGGGTGSGFTSLLMERLSVDYGKKSKLEFAIYPAPQVSTAVVEPYNSILTTHTTLDHSDCAFMVDNEAIYDICRRNLDVERPSYTNLNRLIGQIVSSITASLRFDGALNVDLTEFQTNLVPFPRIHFPLVTYAPIISAEKAYHEQLTVSEITTACFEPSNQMVKCDPRHGMYMACCMLYRGDVVPKDVNAAIQNIKTKRSIQFVEWCPTGFKVGINYQPPTAVPGGDLAKVQRAVCMLSNTTAIAEAWARLDHKFDLMYAKRAFVHWYVGEGMEEGEFSEAREDLACLEKDYEELGRTSTESDDDEAGEEY